ggtggtaatgttgcagtattataactgtagtgtaaagcacccttctggcaagacagtgatggagtgaacgatgaaagttttcctttctcgggccaccctgccttggtggtaaaaaaaaatgtatatatatatatatatatatatatatatatatatatatatatatatatatatatatatatatatatatatatatatatatttaacaagtcgggcgtctgccaccgaggcagggtgacccaaaaagaaagaaaatctccaaaaagaaaatactttcatcattcaacactttctcctcacccacacataatgaatgtttttgcaaaggtgcccagaaatacaacagtttagatgcatataagtataaagatacacaacatatccctccaaacttccaatatcccaaacccctccttcagagtgcaggcattgtacttcccatttccaggattcaagtccggctatataaaaaataaccagtttccctgaatcccttcactaaatattaccctgctcacactccaacagctcgtcaggtcccaaataccattcgtctccattcactcctatcgaacacgctcacgcacgcctactggaagtccaagcccctggcccacaaaacttcccttaccccttccttccaaccttatcgaggacgacccctaccccgccttccttcccctacagatttatacgctctccatgtcattctactttgatccattctctctaaatgaccaaaccacctcaacaaaccctcttcaggtctctgactaatacttttattaactccacaccttctcctaatttccacactccgaattctctgcataatatttacaccacacattgcccttagacaggacatctccactgcccccaaccgcctcctcgctgcagcatttacaacccaagcttcacacccatataagaatgtagGTACTACTAttttttcatacattcccttctttgtctccataacgttttttgtctccacatatacctcaatgcaccacttgccttttttccttcatcaattctatgattaacctcatccttcataaatccatccgctgacacatcaacttccaaatatctgaaaacattcagttCTTCGatactccttctccccaatttgatatccaatttttcattatctagatcatttgataccctcatcaccttactcttttctatgttcactttcaactttctatctttacaaCATACAACCTACTCTACTACATATCaaaatccctcacctttacttatttacattagctcactagcacactgctgctagtgaGTAAAACACTATCATTTATAAatagggaggctccatgacagcCCCCCCTTTCTGCAGGCTGTACGAGTACTCTCCCGAAACactgcacactagggccttacatgagagcacttaaaccaaTAAAATAACCTTCGGtataaatttacaaaaaaaaaaaacaataaaaaaaaactcaccTACTTACACCAACGCCTAAGCATGGCGACTTCTCGTACTGACAAGCACACACCTCTCCTGctcctgtcctgtcctggctaCTATTCAGATCTAGTATGCATGCGATTTCAGAACAAATCCCGGCAACTGATATTATATATGGATCgttttttttaaaatattctcTACAATACACTATGTAATAATACCTAAAAGTATGATAcagaaagtgaaccatcaagatTTAGCGATACACACTATTGTTTTCCAATAGTTATTTTCAAAGCCATTTAAAACATTTATTTAATTGATGGAAAATTTGaagaaaatattttggatttcatATTAAGTTCATAGGTTAATTAATGCTAATGCTAAAGATTACGTTTTTAAATTACATTATTTTGGTCTCAGTAAATATAACATTTAAAAAGAAGTTTAGTTTTCATATTTTGTATTATACGTATctggactggtttcttattatctTTTCCCTGATTAATGAATACGTTTAACATTAATTAGCAATGGAAAAATAAGAGAAATCTTTTCTTTACTGAAATATTTTGGACAGAAACTGAAAGTGTTAAAAAATTATAAATTGAGAGGtatccatgactcgttgtttacACATTGATAATTTAGATACTTTTCTTACTTTATGGTACTACTGATTGTTTTCAGATTAATGAAGTACCTTTTGATCTCTAAACAATTATTCTTCAAATAAATAAATGCCAAGAAGTGTCACTTTCATGACTGCTGTGATTACAATATTTTTAATGTAGTATAATAAAGAAGTATATAGCTTATTGACAAAGTTGATATCTTCAGTCAATTGTAAAATGAATTTTTTGGCAcacttcatatatttttaaatatcaggaaaagtaaaatatatttcattgatgCATATTTATTTACATAACTTTCATGAATAAGTTgtaatatgtaatataatatcAATGTCACTGTTCATTTAACCATAGACAGGAACTGGAGTGTAGGTCTGGTGTGTTGGGTGCTGGGCCTGGCCCTGGTAAGTCACTTCAGCCACGTAGCCAGAGTCACCGTTAACAGTGTAGACTACAGTTTCAACACGACCATCGGGAAGAAGCACGTGATAAGAGCCATGGGTGTTGTCGCCGTCACGAGACTCTTGTTGACCGTAGTCGTTACCAGACTGGTCATCTTTGACGGTCCAATTGAAATCGTACCGAGCAGGAGCctgaaaaaagaagaaagaagtgttATGTTTTCTGTGCTGAATATTGTTTTCTTGGAAATAGCCAGGATCATGACATCTTATTATCATGCTCATCTTAAGCTTTTTTTAAAATATAGCTTCAAAAATATATAGAAAATCTTGTCCAATTTGGACGATATTTACCTGAGGACCAGGAACGCCGTATGTTGGGGTAGGTGACGTATAGGTGGGATGAGACTGAGGGTGGGACATCGTCCCTGCTACAAAAAGTGCCACTAAAACAACCTGCCAAAGTTCGTAATTATATGTAAGAAAATCCTTTTCATTATATTAAGAACTTTTAGAGAAATTTATATTAATGAAAAAGACGACGAGTTTAAAAATTAGACAGCAAAATTGCAAGTGTTATTGCCAGAAAAATCGCCAGCACCTCATGTTATTTTATTCTTTGTCACTGTAAAAGATGTGAGCTTAATAATACTCTGTAGACTGAAATATTAATACGTTACACATGGGTACAGTAAATATAACACTATCACTATACCTTGAGAAACATGTTTAGTGACTAAGTGGGATGAGACTGATGCTTCGGCATGAATCCAGTGACTTATATACCAGGAGCCTCACTCCAAGTTCATGACGTCACAACCTTGACAGTTACTTGTGTCGTCCCCAATACAATTATATTTTAACTCTGCTGCATTTTCTTagaataacaaaataataaataacaaaagtaataattaaaataatattgtaatttttcttattaattttattaatatcgAATACAGAGCTTTGAAAAAGTAACTTTAATATTATGCATTATCATAAGTTTAGGGATATATTTATTCGTATAACCAGAAATGGTTATAAatgtgaccataatttttaaaggggtggatcggtaaaccagcggaaggcctcagtcagatgaccaaaaaatctaaaggcgggtcatcatctgactaagatccgtgtcaggaaacacttgtcctgttttctgacgaacctttcctaacctaatctaattatTCTTATATCAGGTTCACATATCAGTATCATCTGTGCTTTTAATAATATCTTTGATGATATTAATCTTCAGAGTAAATCGGAAATATCACATgaactttattttttatttttttccacaagtatatggaatatagAAAAGGTTGTTTAACCATTGATATTAAATTTATATACACAATGTTAAGTCTATATATTCTGACTGAAACATGAAAGTGATAACTCCTCTTATCCTGAAAAACAAAACATTCTGTTGTGAATAAGGTCATTTTAAATCCTAAGAGATACACCAAATCTGCATACACGAATCACTTCCCATGCAAGTAAAAAAACTTACACAGTATACGgcgcccaaaactgttcaacaacctccatCACAAATAAAGGTGAATAATAacagaactggacagatacctatagTTAGTGCCCGATCAACCAGGTTATGGTTCGTATATCGgactgtgtgtggccagcagtaacaaccttcttaatcaggccctgatccacctagtGGTCTGGTAGGTGACCGGGCCATAGGGGTGTTGACCACCAGagcctccaggtagattccaggtggCAAAGGGTGAAAAGTAAGGAACGGTCGCTTGTTTCTGCATTATAGTTCCAAATGGTTCCTGGCATTGCTAGTATTTTCACTGTTACAATATGTTCATGCTTTAATATCTTCTCTCAGTTTTTTCTATTTGAGTTTTCATATAAATACCTAAAGGAATATGATTCACATTCGTGATTTTTAAGTATAACTGTATAAGCAAATAATATATTTCATACTTTAGTAGTATGAGTAATTGGTGCATGGATTTTATACATATTCTGAGAGGTAATATTGGAATATTTTTAGTGTCTTGAACAAGCTACAAAAAATATGAGAAGAGAGTTACTAAAAATATGTCTCAGCTTTACAATAAACTATCACAATATAATAATCAAGAACTAAGCTCTCACTCAACCCAGAAGACGCGCTTTTTGTCATTCATTCAGAAACGGAGTTCTCTTTATGTACTCTGATTGGGATTCAGACTTACTTTATCTTCCTTTACTCAATACATATATTTCAATCTCATAATTGAAACTTTTGTATTATTCTGATCAAATTTTGTCTCCTATTTCACAAGTGCAAAATAACCCTTTTAGATTTAGCGTTCCTAATCTCTGTTCAAAAAACCCtgtaatatattttttccattttttttactgCCTAATGTAAATAAAAGTCCTGGATCCTATGGGCATACGACCTGTCTAGTCTAAAGGCATATATACTTTTAAAGCAGAAAAAGAAATCACTCTAGGACCAGTTTGTACCTTAATATTAAATGTGGAGACAATGTTTAACTTATTataaggacacaaaaactcacctatacaaatatatatatatatatatatatatatatatatatatatatatatatatatatatatatatatatatatatatatataatgtaatgaggtgaatcattgaaTTGAAGAGGGGAAAagaatgagtggtgcacttaggagtctgtgaaggcaaagaactttgcccgtggaagcaaagaggggaatgtatgagagtatagttgtaccaacactcctgAATGGGTGtgtagcatgggtggtgaatgttgcaacgaggtgAATGCTGTAAGCAGTAgaggtgtcatgtctgagggaaatgtgtggtgtgaatataatggagaaaattcgtagtttggaaattaggaggtgtggtaTTACGAAaacttatccagagggctgaggaggggttgttgaggtggttcggccaTGTATAGAGAATTGAACAAAAcataatgacttcgagagtgtataaatctgtagtggagggaaggcggggtaggggtcggcctaggaagagttggagggagggggtaaaggaggtttagtgtgcgaggggcttggactttgaGCAAGCGTGCATAAGCATATTTGAtaagaatgaatggagacaaagggattttaatacttgaagtgatgttggagtgtgagcaaagtaacatttatgaagggtttcagggaaaccggcaggccggacttgagtcctgaaggagtggtggtaatgttgcagtaTTATagctgaagtgtaaagcacccttctggcaagacagtgatggagtgaacgatgaaaatttttctttctcgggccaccctgccttagtggtaatcggccgatgtattaataaaataatatatatatatatatatatatatatatatatatatatatatatatatatatatatatatatatatatatatatctccaaaaagaaaatactttcttcattcaacactttcacctcactcacacataatcactgttttcgcaTCAGTTTAGAAGCTTATaagtatgaagatacacaacatatccctccaaacttcgaatatcccgaacccctcctttagagagcaggcattgtacttcccatttccaggactcaagccggctatataaaaataaccagtttccctgaatcccttcgtcaggtcccaaataccattcgtctccattcactcctatcgaacactctcacgcacgcctactggaagtccaagcccctggcccacaaaacctcccttaccccttccttccaaccttttcgaggacgacccctaccccgccttccttcccctacagatttatacgctctccatgtcattctactttgatccaatctctctatatgaccaaaccacctcaacaaaccctcttcagccctctgactaatacttttattaac
The window above is part of the Cherax quadricarinatus isolate ZL_2023a chromosome 72, ASM3850222v1, whole genome shotgun sequence genome. Proteins encoded here:
- the LOC128701459 gene encoding cuticle protein 19-like, with product MSHPQSHPTYTSPTPTYGVPGPQAPARYDFNWTVKDDQSGNDYGQQESRDGDNTHGSYHVLLPDGRVETVVYTVNGDSGYVAEVTYQGQAQHPTHQTYTPVPVYG